A single genomic interval of Littorina saxatilis isolate snail1 linkage group LG17, US_GU_Lsax_2.0, whole genome shotgun sequence harbors:
- the LOC138953888 gene encoding spermatogenesis-defective protein 39 homolog isoform X2, giving the protein MDADDGEGFGDFRTRKKNIFDDDVSVEAAKKIITSARFDDDDLDDDMEILDLGSSTTSVKFSAAPSSKTMPDLSSLATPASSSVPSPANLRINPSAAEPRHSFGSFQKAAGHVRSQSLTIAPLKSGGDMQFPKVNMLRGSNTGSNSSLTIEEAVGTMGRKFGSMDVDQMQQEIIQLRKQLLAARKERWTKMPVDLTLRRIMKGEPYSLENYRALEDKLSLLDKAVTLMDGNAITAAVLHLKKTVKRATFQQELMLRPVAANHYLAYLRGHFEHAELIDTLSMLGRSEEAAIVKYRLACSTGDINTKVSSLKACLRAHFEAEPSLAGDASLIREHIDLLERQRPIEDSDARLEAEGRTKVFLDFPRRFALVNMPVTTTLFYCCLYHYHLQENSFASPVSIKKRHELPERQFVWTAVSARAKAKGWTDIEQLLTAKGWFGGKKLKAAIGFGKVVDILHRFQAPHDILAKYLELVEDLDTRLTLAKKTDCKKAMIETLVKQKDRAGVEEFARKYSATIEAEYARRVLRDEAIRWK; this is encoded by the exons ATG GATGCAGATGATGGGGAAGGCTTTGGTGACTTCAGAACCAGAAAAAAGAACATCTTTGATGATGAT GTTTCTGTGGAAGCGGCGAAGAAAATTATCACATCAGCCAGATTTGATGACGACGACTTGGATGATGACATGGAAATCCTTGATCTTGGCAGCAGTACCACCAGTGTGAAATTTTCTGCAG CCCCATCAAGCAAGACTATGCCAGATTTATCTTCCCTTGCCACACCAGCCTCTTCCTCAGTTCCCTCCCCTGCCAACCTTCGCATAAATCCCAGTGCAGCCGAACCCAGGCACTCCTTCGGAAGTTTTCAGAAAGCGGCAGGACATGTAAGGTCTCAAAGCCTGACCATTG CCCCGCTAAAGTCTGGGGGAGACATGCAGTTTCCCAAGGTCAACATGCTGAGGGGTTCTAACACTGGCTCCAATAGCAGTCTCACCATCGAGGAAG CTGTGGGAACGATGGGCAGAAAGTTTGGTTCCATGGACGTTGACCAGATGCAGCAGGAAATCATACAGCTCAGGAAACAGCTTCTG GCGGCAAGGAAGGAGCGATGGACCAAAATGCCTGTGGACCTGACATTGCGACGGATCATGAAAGGAGAG CCCTACTCCTTGGAGAATTACCGAGCACTTGAAGACAAGTTGTCTCTACTGGATAAGGCTGTGACCTTAATGGACGGCAACGCCATCACTGCT GCTGTGCTTCATCTAAAAAAGACGGTGAAACGTGCCACCTTCCAGCAAGAGTTGATGCTGCGACCAGTGGCTGCTAATCACTATCTGGCCTACTTGAGAGGTCATTTTGAACATGCTGAACTGATTGACACATTATC GATGCTGGGAAGAAGTGAGGAGGCAGCG ATTGTCAAGTACAGACTGGCTTGCAGCACTGGGGACATCAATACAAAAGTGTCCTCGCTCAAAGCTTGTTTGAG AGCCCATTTTGAGGCAGAGCCTTCGCTGGCGGGGGATGCCTCCTTGATCAGAGAACACATAGACCTTCTGGAGAGACAGCGTCCTATTGAG GACTCTGATGCTCGCCTAGAAGCAGAAGGCAGAACGAAAGTTTTCTTGGATTTTCCACGACGGTTTGCCCTTGTAAATATGCCAGTGACAACGACGCTCTTCTACTGTTGTCTTTATCACTACCATTTACAGGAG aaCAGCTTTGCTAGTCCTGTATCCATAAAGAAAAGACATGAG TTACCAGAGCGACAGTTTGTGTGGACGGCAGTGAGCGCACGAGCAAAAGCAAAGGGCTGGACGGATATAGAACAGCTTTTGACAGCAAAG GGCTGGTTTGGAGGGAAGAAGCTGAAGGCAGCCATAGGGTTCGGCAAAGTGGTCGACATACTTCACAGGTTCCAGGCACCGCATGAT ATTTTGGCCAAGTACTTAGAGCTGGTGGAAGACCTCGACACACGGTTAACTTTGGCCAAAAAGACAGACTGCAAGAAAGCGATGATTGAG ACGCTGGTGAAGCAGAAAGACAGGGCAGGAGTGGAAGAGTTTGCACGGAAATATAGCGCTACTATCGAGGCGGAGTACGCAAGACGAGTACTCAGGGATGAG GCAATTCGATGGAAGTGA
- the LOC138953888 gene encoding spermatogenesis-defective protein 39 homolog isoform X3 — MDADDGEGFGDFRTRKKNIFDDDVSVEAAKKIITSARFDDDDLDDDMEILDLGSSTTSVKFSAAPLKSGGDMQFPKVNMLRGSNTGSNSSLTIEEAVGTMGRKFGSMDVDQMQQEIIQLRKQLLAARKERWTKMPVDLTLRRIMKGEPYSLENYRALEDKLSLLDKAVTLMDGNAITAAVLHLKKTVKRATFQQELMLRPVAANHYLAYLRGHFEHAELIDTLSMLGRSEEAAIVKYRLACSTGDINTKVSSLKACLRAHFEAEPSLAGDASLIREHIDLLERQRPIEDSDARLEAEGRTKVFLDFPRRFALVNMPVTTTLFYCCLYHYHLQENSFASPVSIKKRHELPERQFVWTAVSARAKAKGWTDIEQLLTAKGWFGGKKLKAAIGFGKVVDILHRFQAPHDILAKYLELVEDLDTRLTLAKKTDCKKAMIETLVKQKDRAGVEEFARKYSATIEAEYARRVLRDEAIRWK, encoded by the exons ATG GATGCAGATGATGGGGAAGGCTTTGGTGACTTCAGAACCAGAAAAAAGAACATCTTTGATGATGAT GTTTCTGTGGAAGCGGCGAAGAAAATTATCACATCAGCCAGATTTGATGACGACGACTTGGATGATGACATGGAAATCCTTGATCTTGGCAGCAGTACCACCAGTGTGAAATTTTCTGCAG CCCCGCTAAAGTCTGGGGGAGACATGCAGTTTCCCAAGGTCAACATGCTGAGGGGTTCTAACACTGGCTCCAATAGCAGTCTCACCATCGAGGAAG CTGTGGGAACGATGGGCAGAAAGTTTGGTTCCATGGACGTTGACCAGATGCAGCAGGAAATCATACAGCTCAGGAAACAGCTTCTG GCGGCAAGGAAGGAGCGATGGACCAAAATGCCTGTGGACCTGACATTGCGACGGATCATGAAAGGAGAG CCCTACTCCTTGGAGAATTACCGAGCACTTGAAGACAAGTTGTCTCTACTGGATAAGGCTGTGACCTTAATGGACGGCAACGCCATCACTGCT GCTGTGCTTCATCTAAAAAAGACGGTGAAACGTGCCACCTTCCAGCAAGAGTTGATGCTGCGACCAGTGGCTGCTAATCACTATCTGGCCTACTTGAGAGGTCATTTTGAACATGCTGAACTGATTGACACATTATC GATGCTGGGAAGAAGTGAGGAGGCAGCG ATTGTCAAGTACAGACTGGCTTGCAGCACTGGGGACATCAATACAAAAGTGTCCTCGCTCAAAGCTTGTTTGAG AGCCCATTTTGAGGCAGAGCCTTCGCTGGCGGGGGATGCCTCCTTGATCAGAGAACACATAGACCTTCTGGAGAGACAGCGTCCTATTGAG GACTCTGATGCTCGCCTAGAAGCAGAAGGCAGAACGAAAGTTTTCTTGGATTTTCCACGACGGTTTGCCCTTGTAAATATGCCAGTGACAACGACGCTCTTCTACTGTTGTCTTTATCACTACCATTTACAGGAG aaCAGCTTTGCTAGTCCTGTATCCATAAAGAAAAGACATGAG TTACCAGAGCGACAGTTTGTGTGGACGGCAGTGAGCGCACGAGCAAAAGCAAAGGGCTGGACGGATATAGAACAGCTTTTGACAGCAAAG GGCTGGTTTGGAGGGAAGAAGCTGAAGGCAGCCATAGGGTTCGGCAAAGTGGTCGACATACTTCACAGGTTCCAGGCACCGCATGAT ATTTTGGCCAAGTACTTAGAGCTGGTGGAAGACCTCGACACACGGTTAACTTTGGCCAAAAAGACAGACTGCAAGAAAGCGATGATTGAG ACGCTGGTGAAGCAGAAAGACAGGGCAGGAGTGGAAGAGTTTGCACGGAAATATAGCGCTACTATCGAGGCGGAGTACGCAAGACGAGTACTCAGGGATGAG GCAATTCGATGGAAGTGA
- the LOC138953888 gene encoding spermatogenesis-defective protein 39 homolog isoform X1, whose product MDADDGEGFGDFRTRKKNIFDDDVSVEAAKKIITSARFDDDDLDDDMEILDLGSSTTSVKFSAGTAPSSKTMPDLSSLATPASSSVPSPANLRINPSAAEPRHSFGSFQKAAGHVRSQSLTIAPLKSGGDMQFPKVNMLRGSNTGSNSSLTIEEAVGTMGRKFGSMDVDQMQQEIIQLRKQLLAARKERWTKMPVDLTLRRIMKGEPYSLENYRALEDKLSLLDKAVTLMDGNAITAAVLHLKKTVKRATFQQELMLRPVAANHYLAYLRGHFEHAELIDTLSMLGRSEEAAIVKYRLACSTGDINTKVSSLKACLRAHFEAEPSLAGDASLIREHIDLLERQRPIEDSDARLEAEGRTKVFLDFPRRFALVNMPVTTTLFYCCLYHYHLQENSFASPVSIKKRHELPERQFVWTAVSARAKAKGWTDIEQLLTAKGWFGGKKLKAAIGFGKVVDILHRFQAPHDILAKYLELVEDLDTRLTLAKKTDCKKAMIETLVKQKDRAGVEEFARKYSATIEAEYARRVLRDEAIRWK is encoded by the exons ATG GATGCAGATGATGGGGAAGGCTTTGGTGACTTCAGAACCAGAAAAAAGAACATCTTTGATGATGAT GTTTCTGTGGAAGCGGCGAAGAAAATTATCACATCAGCCAGATTTGATGACGACGACTTGGATGATGACATGGAAATCCTTGATCTTGGCAGCAGTACCACCAGTGTGAAATTTTCTGCAG GAACAGCCCCATCAAGCAAGACTATGCCAGATTTATCTTCCCTTGCCACACCAGCCTCTTCCTCAGTTCCCTCCCCTGCCAACCTTCGCATAAATCCCAGTGCAGCCGAACCCAGGCACTCCTTCGGAAGTTTTCAGAAAGCGGCAGGACATGTAAGGTCTCAAAGCCTGACCATTG CCCCGCTAAAGTCTGGGGGAGACATGCAGTTTCCCAAGGTCAACATGCTGAGGGGTTCTAACACTGGCTCCAATAGCAGTCTCACCATCGAGGAAG CTGTGGGAACGATGGGCAGAAAGTTTGGTTCCATGGACGTTGACCAGATGCAGCAGGAAATCATACAGCTCAGGAAACAGCTTCTG GCGGCAAGGAAGGAGCGATGGACCAAAATGCCTGTGGACCTGACATTGCGACGGATCATGAAAGGAGAG CCCTACTCCTTGGAGAATTACCGAGCACTTGAAGACAAGTTGTCTCTACTGGATAAGGCTGTGACCTTAATGGACGGCAACGCCATCACTGCT GCTGTGCTTCATCTAAAAAAGACGGTGAAACGTGCCACCTTCCAGCAAGAGTTGATGCTGCGACCAGTGGCTGCTAATCACTATCTGGCCTACTTGAGAGGTCATTTTGAACATGCTGAACTGATTGACACATTATC GATGCTGGGAAGAAGTGAGGAGGCAGCG ATTGTCAAGTACAGACTGGCTTGCAGCACTGGGGACATCAATACAAAAGTGTCCTCGCTCAAAGCTTGTTTGAG AGCCCATTTTGAGGCAGAGCCTTCGCTGGCGGGGGATGCCTCCTTGATCAGAGAACACATAGACCTTCTGGAGAGACAGCGTCCTATTGAG GACTCTGATGCTCGCCTAGAAGCAGAAGGCAGAACGAAAGTTTTCTTGGATTTTCCACGACGGTTTGCCCTTGTAAATATGCCAGTGACAACGACGCTCTTCTACTGTTGTCTTTATCACTACCATTTACAGGAG aaCAGCTTTGCTAGTCCTGTATCCATAAAGAAAAGACATGAG TTACCAGAGCGACAGTTTGTGTGGACGGCAGTGAGCGCACGAGCAAAAGCAAAGGGCTGGACGGATATAGAACAGCTTTTGACAGCAAAG GGCTGGTTTGGAGGGAAGAAGCTGAAGGCAGCCATAGGGTTCGGCAAAGTGGTCGACATACTTCACAGGTTCCAGGCACCGCATGAT ATTTTGGCCAAGTACTTAGAGCTGGTGGAAGACCTCGACACACGGTTAACTTTGGCCAAAAAGACAGACTGCAAGAAAGCGATGATTGAG ACGCTGGTGAAGCAGAAAGACAGGGCAGGAGTGGAAGAGTTTGCACGGAAATATAGCGCTACTATCGAGGCGGAGTACGCAAGACGAGTACTCAGGGATGAG GCAATTCGATGGAAGTGA